The window GCTTCGTCTCTTTGTGCTGCGCGTGGCTTCACGGCTACTGCAAGAATCGTCCAACGTCTCTACATGATGATACCAGGACCaacttttatccctttttttaatcgcttcttccttttcattttatGGGCTATTTTATTTACTTGAAATTACTTTCCTTCCAAGCTGCAACTGAAGAAAAAGGTCGGAGAGGAATTTTCTTGTTCTTAGTTTTTCTTCCTAAACTTTTGTTTCTCCTTTCTCCTGcttggtttggaagaaatgtTTAGGTAAAGCTCAAGAAATTTCAATTCTTTGCGTGAAAAGTTGGATATTTTTGCCCCCGCAACAATGGTGACTTTCTTTTGCTCAAATTTCTTAGGTGGATAGATCACTCTTAATTGAACCCGTGAGAGTCTAGCTTCGTTGTAgcttattttgttgaaaaatggcTAGTGCTAATGCTTTTGCTATCTTTGCCAACCTGGGTTGTGCTAATTCTGGCTTATCCAAGTTTAAGGTTCAGTTTTGTGGTAGAGGTTTAAGTGTTAATTGTAGTCAAAGCCCAGGTTTTATAGCGGCAAAAGGGAGCAAAATTCGGGAATTTAGACTGTTTAAATCAGTGGAAGTGGATAGGTTCATAACCAGTGATGGTGAGGACGAAATGAGTGAAGGCTTTTTTGAGGCGATTGAGGAATTAGAGCGAATGGCCAGGGAACCCTCTGATGTTCTCGAGGAAATGAATGAGAAATTGTCTGCCAGAGAATTACAGCTGGTATTGGTGTATTTTTCTCAAGAGGGGAGGGACTCATGGTGTGCATTGGAGGTGTTTGATTGGTTGAGGAAGGAGAATAAGGTGGATAAGGAGACGATGGAGCTCATGGTTTCGATAATGTGTGGATGGGTTATGAAGTTGATTGAGAGGAAGAGTGATATTGGGGATGTTGTGGCCCTTCTGGTGGATATGGATTGTGTTGGGTTGAAGCCGAGCTTCAGTATGATTGAGAAAGTTATTTCACTGTATTGGGAGACTGGTGAGAAAGATGGAGCAGTTTTGTTCGTCAAGGAGGTGCTTCGGAGGGGGATTGCATATTCAGATGATAATAGGGAGGAGCACAAGGGAGGTCCAATTGGTTATCTTGCATGGAAGATGGTGGTAAAAAATGTTTACCTGTATCCGCCAACTTTATGTTTTGTTTTGTGCATTAGCTTGTTTTGTTGGACGTTTAGATTATAACACACATAACCAAGAAGGATCGGGAACTATTCTGTTTCTGTCTTGCATTATGTAAATTTACGCCAATTTATGTGATTAACATCTCAGTGTTAGTATACAATGATATCTGGCAAAGAATGTTGATTTGCTGTTTCTAAATAATTTGTTGCAATTTCTTGGCTTGGGTTATGATTACGTTAGTACTAGAACAATTTATCTAGTAACTTATCAAGTTAATTCAAAGGATATAAAGAAATAGGTATAACTTTTGGATTTGTTTCGATAAACTGGCCTTGACCAAGTAATGCTGGAATTTGACCTATGATGCTAAATGGTGACATGTTTTAGGTcacaatttatatatatattttttatgtgTCTGTGTGTTTTTCCTCTCGTGGAAACATCTGAGAGCTTCTGAGTGGTGATAGTAGGGAAATCCGTGCTATTGCCTTTGCTGAACTGTTCTCCCGGACAGAATTATGAACTGCTCTCTACTTCTGTGAATGCAGTCACAATTGTCTTCCTGTTCAATCTGGACTTCATCTTAAAAAACCCTTTCAGCTATTGAGCTTTTGTACTGTGGACATTAATTCATTTAGCATTTTCATGCTTTCTTTTTGGCGATGCTCTGCCTCTACATATCCAGATTATTTCGACTTTGCATATGCTTGTCTCAGATTTTACCCCCGGCAAAAATAGTTTCCTAAATAGAGAACGGTTGCACCTCTACCAGAAATAATGCATATTGTCTTACTTGAATTTTACTTGGTTCAAGTGTACAAGTTTGTTGAAAAAGGCATTCTTTTTGAATAATCCAGATGGggagcttttctttttctttttccttattGAATTCTGGTTTGGCACATTGTGGGATTTTGAGAAACTTGAACTTAGATAAGAAAAGCTCCCCAGCAGAGCTCAGTTACTTGACTGCTGGTGTTGAGAAGCAAAAGATCACTTATTTTTGTGCTATTCTCATCATCGGATGTTGAGTTTGAGTTGTTTGCTGGTTGCttacatatttaacataaagcactgataaaaaaaagaaaagcgtcAATATATAAAACTTTGTGAAGAAGTGCATGATTGAAACAGATTATTGGCTCAATGTAGAAAATCAACTCAAGATGTGTAAAACCAATTTAATGACCATAGAGATTGCTTATCTCAAAGTATTTTGGTTTACTGGATCAAAACTAATTCAATTTGGCATTGCTTTTTTAAGTGTTATCATCCAGGGTTGACCTCTTAAGTCTTAACAGGCTCTGTTGAAAAGGTTAGTGAAGTTGTATATAGCGTGACCATGGATTGAGGCGTTAAGTTAGTTTGTCTACCCGTTCTGGAAATGCACCCAGGTGCATGGAGATGCTGGTGCTTGTGTGTCAGACATCCCACCTATTCAATATTTATCTCATGTGATATGCATGCCATTTacatattcatttatttatttttaatttacatattcatttatttatttttgacttCTTTGGGTGTGATTTTCCATCTTGCACTGATGAAATGTTAAATCATTTTGTTAGGCTGAAGGAAACTACAAGGATGCGGTAAACCTAGTAATCGATATGAGAGAATGTGGATTAAAGCCAGAGATGTATAGCTATCTAATTGCAATGACAGCTGTGGTGAAAGAGTTGAATGAAGTTGCAAAAGCATTACGAAAATTGAAAGGTTTTACCAAGGCTGGTCTGATTGCTGAACTGGATGCAGAAAATACTGGACTTGTTGAAAAGTATCAGGCTGATCTCTTGGATGCTGGTGTACGCTTGTCTAATTGGGTAATGCAGGAGGGAGGCCCTTCTCTTTACGGTATTGTCCATGAGAGGCTTCTTGCCATGTATGTCTGTTCTGGCAGAGGAGCTGAGGCTGAAAGACAGTTATGGGAGATGAAGCTTGTAGGAAAGGAGGCTGACAAAGATCTCTATGACATTGTTTTAGCCATATGTGCGTCACAAAAGGAGGCAGGTGCGATTGGGCGATTGCTGACCAGAATGGAAGTCACAAGTGCCTTACGCAAGAAGAAAACTTTGTCGTGGTTGTTGAGAGGTTACCTTAAAGGCGGTCATTTTGACGATGCTGCAGAGACGGTAATTAAAATGCTGGACTTGGGTTTGTGCCCAGAGTTTCTAGACAGAGCAGCCGTCCTACAGGGACTCCGGAGAAGAATCCAGCAATCGGAAACTCTAGAAACTTACCTTAAGCTTTGTAGACGCCTGTCTGAAGCAAGTTTGATTGGACCCTGCATGGTATATTTGCATTTAAAGAAACACAAGCTCTGGATCATGAAAATGCTTTGACTAGCAACAAGTGGAGTAATCAGAACCCTACTGAAGGATCAGGGTCCTTTAGGGTAAGTTCTTGTTCTCCGCAATACTGTGTGAAAgtgtatagttttttttttgttgtatggGGACTTGAGAACAGCAAGTAAAATCTTGAATCTTGTTCTCAAGCTTCCAGTCTTGTGTACATGTTTTTTCTTTATCCACTTTTTCGAACCTAGATAAGAATGCCCAACAAGTTGTACGTGTAAAACACTCAAAATTCTCCCCGGTAATGTGTGTGTTTTTCTGAAGCTGAAGCCTTTCTCAGTCTGCAGTAACTAAGATTCCTAATGGCAAGTAACGAGCTCTAAGATTCATAGCA is drawn from Coffea arabica cultivar ET-39 chromosome 1c, Coffea Arabica ET-39 HiFi, whole genome shotgun sequence and contains these coding sequences:
- the LOC113730872 gene encoding pentatricopeptide repeat-containing protein At2g30100, chloroplastic-like, producing the protein MASANAFAIFANLGCANSGLSKFKVQFCGRGLSVNCSQSPGFIAAKGSKIREFRLFKSVEVDRFITSDGEDEMSEGFFEAIEELERMAREPSDVLEEMNEKLSARELQLVLVYFSQEGRDSWCALEVFDWLRKENKVDKETMELMVSIMCGWVMKLIERKSDIGDVVALLVDMDCVGLKPSFSMIEKVISLYWETGEKDGAVLFVKEVLRRGIAYSDDNREEHKGGPIGYLAWKMVAEGNYKDAVNLVIDMRECGLKPEMYSYLIAMTAVVKELNEVAKALRKLKGFTKAGLIAELDAENTGLVEKYQADLLDAGVRLSNWVMQEGGPSLYGIVHERLLAMYVCSGRGAEAERQLWEMKLVGKEADKDLYDIVLAICASQKEAGAIGRLLTRMEVTSALRKKKTLSWLLRGYLKGGHFDDAAETVIKMLDLGLCPEFLDRAAVLQGLRRRIQQSETLETYLKLCRRLSEASLIGPCMVYLHLKKHKLWIMKML